A window from Nitrospira sp. ND1 encodes these proteins:
- a CDS encoding 50S ribosomal protein L11 methyltransferase, whose protein sequence is MASTSKTDDCTADVSDTPGPGDWIQVDVQTSLDAGELLGVLNEPDVTGAWQEQDCIHLYWPAARCGPDTWQGLRSALSRLDHPDPAGAITINRLADRDWNAQWSRLVEPIRVGRVVIRPSWKAVALNPDDIELLIDPKQAFGTGHHATTQLLIEWLQEVVTPTDRVLDVGTGSGVLAMVALRLGASEAVGEDFDPVAIECARDYAQVNKFDARLTLAVEYAQTQQSHHGFEPTLVLANLDRQTLLNAAKTLCGYAAGGARLLLSGLLVDQRAEVEAAYAGHGVYVRASRERDGWVALEATGMESCDGGLCS, encoded by the coding sequence ATGGCGTCAACCTCGAAGACAGATGATTGTACCGCTGATGTGTCCGACACGCCCGGTCCGGGCGACTGGATTCAAGTCGATGTGCAGACATCGCTCGATGCCGGTGAACTCCTGGGGGTGCTGAACGAGCCGGATGTGACGGGAGCCTGGCAGGAACAGGACTGTATCCATCTCTACTGGCCCGCGGCCCGTTGCGGACCGGATACGTGGCAGGGCCTGAGGTCTGCGTTGAGCCGACTTGATCATCCTGACCCGGCCGGCGCGATTACCATCAACCGCCTGGCGGACCGTGACTGGAACGCCCAGTGGTCGCGTCTGGTGGAGCCGATCAGGGTGGGGCGGGTGGTCATCAGGCCAAGTTGGAAAGCGGTGGCGCTGAATCCCGATGACATCGAATTGCTCATCGATCCCAAGCAGGCGTTCGGCACCGGCCACCATGCGACCACCCAGCTGTTGATCGAATGGCTGCAAGAGGTGGTGACGCCCACCGATCGCGTGCTGGATGTAGGAACCGGGAGCGGTGTGTTGGCGATGGTGGCGTTGCGGCTCGGGGCCTCGGAGGCAGTCGGGGAGGATTTCGATCCGGTGGCGATTGAGTGCGCGCGGGACTACGCTCAGGTCAACAAGTTCGATGCGCGGCTGACATTGGCGGTGGAATATGCTCAGACGCAGCAATCTCACCACGGATTCGAGCCCACTCTGGTCCTCGCGAATTTGGATCGGCAGACCCTGTTGAACGCTGCGAAGACGCTCTGTGGATATGCGGCGGGCGGCGCGCGCCTGCTGCTGTCCGGTCTGCTGGTCGATCAGCGGGCGGAGGTCGAAGCCGCCTATGCCGGGCATGGAGTCTACGTGAGGGCATCGAGAGAACGTGACGGATGGGTCGCCCTGGAGGCCACCGGCATGGAATCCTGTGACGGCGGGCTCTGCTCCTGA
- a CDS encoding FlgO family outer membrane protein, with translation MIRLLWSLVLLILWHSAVLAASKYEDSVKELAEGVAAEAIKMKKSRLALLDFVDSTGEVTPIGQFLAEELATHLLVAGELKVVDRKLLVATMEKHQLTHLDTSQAKAAKKVAKALRADLYVTGAYLEIPEGVQVTAKLIGPYTVFPVGAARAIIPKAGPLAALLKQANAPKPPAPATPPEPTTPVLNAHENELYKVSVMTISRQDDQIEIDLLFVNRSTHPVKIGCQLLDTYLVDEQGEQWRQDVAQNREGLCTRGMELNPRRQQHASLSFIATNKPPTGPVTLHYHETSPRPDRVVTLDGLKLEAAPAAEAEAPAPQAADTPTP, from the coding sequence ATGATCCGTCTCCTCTGGTCCCTCGTTCTGCTCATCCTCTGGCACTCCGCCGTCTTGGCTGCGTCGAAGTATGAAGACAGCGTGAAGGAATTGGCCGAAGGGGTGGCGGCAGAAGCCATTAAAATGAAAAAGTCCCGGCTTGCGCTGTTGGATTTCGTGGACAGCACGGGCGAGGTGACGCCCATCGGTCAATTCCTCGCCGAAGAACTGGCGACCCATCTGCTGGTGGCCGGAGAGCTGAAAGTCGTCGATCGCAAGCTCCTGGTCGCCACCATGGAGAAACACCAGCTCACCCATCTCGACACGTCGCAGGCCAAAGCCGCCAAGAAGGTCGCGAAGGCATTACGCGCCGATCTCTACGTCACCGGCGCCTATCTTGAAATTCCCGAAGGCGTGCAAGTCACCGCCAAATTGATCGGCCCCTACACCGTGTTTCCGGTGGGCGCCGCCCGGGCGATCATACCCAAAGCCGGCCCGCTCGCCGCGCTGCTCAAGCAGGCGAATGCCCCTAAACCGCCCGCACCGGCGACCCCACCGGAACCGACCACCCCGGTCTTGAACGCCCATGAGAATGAGTTGTACAAAGTCAGTGTGATGACCATCTCCAGGCAGGATGACCAGATCGAGATCGACCTGCTGTTCGTCAATCGCAGTACCCATCCGGTCAAGATCGGGTGCCAACTTCTGGACACGTACCTGGTGGATGAGCAGGGCGAACAGTGGCGGCAGGATGTCGCCCAGAATCGCGAAGGCCTCTGTACGCGCGGCATGGAACTGAACCCCAGACGGCAGCAGCATGCGAGCCTCTCCTTCATCGCGACGAACAAACCGCCCACGGGACCCGTGACGCTGCATTACCACGAGACCTCGCCGAGGCCCGACCGTGTCGTCACCCTGGATGGACTGAAACTCGAAGCCGCGCCGGCCGCCGAGGCAGAAGCGCCGGCCCCGCAGGCAGCAGACACCCCCACACCATAA
- the thiD gene encoding bifunctional hydroxymethylpyrimidine kinase/phosphomethylpyrimidine kinase, whose translation MKQVLTIAGSDSGGGAGIQADLKAMSANGVYAMSVITAITAQNTEEVADVFELPTSIIAAQLDAIFDDFDVAAVKTGMLSSTDIVKTVVKLLKPQQVKNLVVDPVMIAKGGQALLKPDAIDTIKKELFPLALLVTPNVHEAQQLSGIEITSLADARRAAKIIHQFGCANVLIKGGHLASDRATDLLYDGRFFNIYKGEFIDTPHTHGTGCTFASAIAAHIARGKTVPDAVQTAKTYLTEAIRHSLAIGHGKGPTNHFYFLNQG comes from the coding sequence ATTAAACAAGTCTTGACGATAGCGGGTTCGGACTCGGGCGGCGGAGCAGGGATTCAGGCGGACCTGAAGGCCATGTCGGCCAACGGGGTGTATGCGATGTCGGTCATCACCGCCATCACGGCCCAGAACACGGAAGAGGTGGCCGACGTGTTTGAGTTGCCCACCTCGATCATTGCCGCCCAACTCGACGCGATCTTCGACGATTTCGACGTCGCGGCGGTCAAAACCGGCATGCTCTCCTCCACCGACATCGTCAAGACCGTCGTGAAACTCCTCAAACCGCAGCAGGTGAAGAACCTGGTGGTAGACCCCGTGATGATCGCCAAGGGCGGTCAGGCCCTCCTGAAGCCCGACGCCATCGACACGATCAAGAAGGAACTGTTTCCACTCGCCCTGCTGGTGACGCCGAACGTGCACGAAGCCCAACAGCTCTCAGGCATCGAAATCACCTCGCTCGCCGATGCCCGCCGGGCCGCCAAGATCATTCACCAGTTCGGCTGCGCCAACGTCCTCATCAAAGGAGGACACTTAGCCAGCGACCGCGCCACCGACCTGCTGTATGACGGCCGCTTCTTCAATATCTACAAGGGTGAGTTCATCGATACGCCGCATACCCACGGCACCGGCTGCACCTTTGCGTCAGCCATCGCGGCGCATATCGCCCGGGGGAAAACCGTCCCCGATGCCGTTCAAACCGCCAAGACCTATCTCACCGAGGCCATCCGCCACAGCCTGGCCATCGGACACGGCAAGGGTCCCACCAACCATTTCTATTTCTTGAATCAGGGTTAG
- a CDS encoding trans-aconitate 2-methyltransferase — translation MKRVLEPELMDDAAQARAYAKADFAEENQGFVDRFREYFPDWAGGHVVDLGCGPGDIPIRFLRSFPDARVTAVDASRPMLDLAAEAIARSGLANRITLCCERFQSLNLPEQADALLSNSLLHHVPNPLQFWFRLKQLAKPGACVLVMDLLRPDSPEAAQALVDQYAGKEDPILKRDFYNSLLAAFTEDDVAAQLAEMNLSRLLIDVPDDRHWVVGGILL, via the coding sequence ATGAAGCGCGTGCTGGAACCGGAGCTGATGGACGATGCGGCGCAGGCCCGTGCCTATGCGAAGGCGGATTTCGCTGAGGAGAATCAGGGTTTCGTCGATCGTTTTCGCGAATACTTTCCCGATTGGGCCGGCGGTCATGTCGTCGATCTGGGATGCGGACCGGGAGATATTCCCATTCGTTTTCTCCGCTCTTTCCCGGACGCCCGAGTGACGGCCGTGGATGCCAGCCGTCCCATGCTGGATTTGGCGGCGGAGGCGATCGCCCGTTCGGGACTGGCGAATCGCATCACCCTCTGTTGTGAGCGGTTTCAATCGCTCAACCTGCCGGAACAGGCCGATGCTCTGTTGTCGAACAGTCTCCTGCACCATGTCCCGAATCCGCTGCAGTTCTGGTTTCGCCTGAAGCAATTGGCTAAGCCCGGCGCTTGTGTTCTGGTGATGGATCTTTTGCGGCCGGACTCTCCTGAGGCGGCTCAGGCCCTAGTGGATCAATATGCAGGCAAAGAAGATCCGATCTTGAAGCGCGATTTTTACAACTCGCTGTTGGCCGCATTCACCGAGGATGATGTCGCGGCGCAATTGGCCGAGATGAACCTCTCCCGGCTCCTCATCGACGTGCCGGATGACCGGCATTGGGTCGTCGGTGGAATCCTTCTTTAA
- a CDS encoding MutS family DNA mismatch repair protein, which translates to MKPDTELTPSRRSPAREHSLVRMLRRVAQLETNARRASARFTTWRLAIFAVGLFGSIIPHKLGWTLLGNATLAFSFMLFLIVAWHHNRLEDRLHRLRRWQGIKQVHLARMRLGWADIPFRPVPVPERHGYATDLDLAGPHSLLHLINNTVSSQGQERLASWLFDQPPEPAQWAVRQALIRELTPLSLLRDRLSLEAQAVEDADIDGRRLLAVLQKRVDSPSFMPMLLTETFLALATAGLMLTDLVYGIGNYWMLSFGLYAFLFLSVRSRSEEIFDHAQSLHRQLERLSAVIGYLERRSYRAAPRLAELCRPLLQQDTSPSTSLKQAASVMNRLSVRAHPLVHYLINAFGPWDLYHTYRLQHLQDRIAAVAPQWFELLAELDAAASLATFAYLHPDYPWPSLQQPDDAAHLNGAGPILDAQGLAHPLIPAKARVANHIVFQERGRMFLVTGSNMSGKSTFLRTIGINTCLAQAGGPVCAASFRWSLVRIGSCIRVDDSLDGGLSFFYAEVKRLKKILDSTRDMNRPPVLWLIDEVFKGTNNRERLIGGRAIIAALAGGNGFGLVTTHDLELADLERQLPTVTNVHFQETVAEGALHFDYRLKPGPCPTTNALRIMALEGLPVESPPSTTSR; encoded by the coding sequence ATGAAACCTGATACAGAATTGACACCATCACGAAGGTCGCCCGCGCGGGAACACAGTCTGGTGCGAATGCTGCGCCGCGTGGCACAGCTGGAGACGAATGCCCGCCGGGCCAGCGCAAGGTTTACAACCTGGCGGCTCGCAATCTTTGCCGTCGGACTTTTCGGCTCTATCATTCCGCATAAACTGGGATGGACCCTGCTCGGCAACGCCACCCTCGCGTTCAGCTTCATGCTGTTCCTCATTGTGGCCTGGCATCATAACAGGCTCGAAGATCGCTTGCACCGGCTCCGCCGCTGGCAGGGCATCAAGCAGGTGCACCTCGCGCGCATGCGTCTGGGCTGGGCCGACATTCCGTTTCGCCCGGTACCCGTGCCTGAACGACACGGGTACGCGACCGACCTCGACCTCGCCGGGCCCCATTCACTCCTGCACCTCATCAACAACACCGTCTCGTCGCAGGGCCAGGAACGGCTCGCTTCGTGGCTGTTCGATCAACCGCCCGAACCCGCGCAGTGGGCCGTCCGGCAGGCTCTCATCAGGGAATTGACGCCGCTTTCCCTGCTCAGGGACCGATTATCATTGGAAGCGCAGGCGGTTGAAGACGCCGATATCGACGGCCGGCGGCTCCTCGCAGTGCTGCAGAAGCGGGTCGACAGTCCCAGCTTCATGCCCATGCTACTGACCGAAACCTTCCTCGCCCTTGCCACGGCTGGGCTCATGCTGACGGATCTCGTGTACGGAATCGGCAACTATTGGATGTTGTCGTTCGGTCTCTATGCATTCCTGTTTCTCTCCGTCCGCAGCCGCTCGGAAGAAATCTTCGACCATGCCCAATCACTGCACCGGCAACTGGAGCGGCTCAGCGCCGTCATAGGTTATCTGGAACGACGATCGTACCGTGCCGCCCCCCGGTTGGCGGAACTCTGTCGGCCGCTCCTGCAACAGGACACCAGCCCCTCCACCTCACTGAAACAGGCCGCCTCCGTGATGAACCGGCTCAGCGTTCGGGCCCATCCGCTGGTGCATTACCTCATCAACGCCTTCGGTCCCTGGGACCTCTACCACACCTATCGCCTCCAGCACCTACAAGATAGGATTGCCGCCGTCGCGCCGCAATGGTTCGAGCTGCTGGCCGAATTGGACGCCGCCGCCTCTCTGGCGACGTTCGCCTACCTGCACCCGGACTACCCCTGGCCCTCGCTGCAGCAGCCGGATGACGCCGCCCATCTCAACGGTGCCGGACCGATCCTCGATGCGCAGGGACTGGCGCACCCGCTCATCCCCGCGAAGGCCCGCGTGGCCAATCACATTGTGTTTCAGGAACGCGGGCGCATGTTCCTGGTGACCGGCTCCAACATGTCCGGCAAGAGCACCTTTCTCCGCACCATCGGCATCAACACCTGCCTTGCGCAGGCCGGGGGCCCGGTCTGTGCCGCCTCGTTCCGCTGGTCGCTGGTGCGCATCGGCAGCTGTATTCGGGTGGACGATTCCCTCGACGGCGGCCTCTCCTTTTTTTATGCCGAGGTGAAACGGCTCAAGAAAATTCTCGACAGCACCAGGGACATGAACAGACCACCTGTGCTCTGGTTGATCGATGAAGTCTTCAAAGGCACCAACAACCGGGAGCGGCTCATCGGAGGACGCGCCATCATTGCGGCCCTAGCAGGAGGAAACGGATTTGGCCTCGTCACCACCCATGACCTAGAACTGGCTGATTTGGAGCGCCAACTCCCTACCGTCACCAACGTGCATTTTCAGGAAACCGTGGCGGAAGGCGCACTGCACTTCGATTATCGATTGAAACCTGGTCCCTGCCCCACCACCAATGCGCTGCGGATCATGGCACTCGAAGGGCTGCCGGTGGAAAGTCCACCCTCGACGACATCACGATAG
- a CDS encoding SUMF1/EgtB/PvdO family nonheme iron enzyme: MRLLVSLLILSLSITGLATGDSAYAQLERLRKNKEVEAAPLPDPPMVSIPEGDFLMGADGTDALEDERPQHRVWVDRFEIDRYEVTTRRYAEFLSVTSRAEPWQWEAVDPARHHDRPVIGVSWFDAEAYCRWRGARLPTEAEWEKAARGSDGRLFPWGNRTPTDEVANFGLGARFSYSQVLAPVQRYDTGRSPYGLHQMAGNVGEWVADWYGANYYETSASKNPAGPERGAFRVVRGGSWSDLPKYLLTYGRSKLPPETRNSYTGFRCARAVLPITSP; encoded by the coding sequence ATGCGATTGCTTGTGAGTCTCCTCATCCTGTCTCTCTCGATTACCGGTTTGGCAACCGGCGATTCAGCGTACGCACAGCTTGAGCGGCTGCGGAAAAACAAAGAGGTTGAAGCTGCGCCGCTTCCCGACCCGCCCATGGTCTCGATTCCTGAAGGAGACTTTCTCATGGGGGCCGACGGAACGGATGCGCTGGAGGATGAGCGGCCGCAACACCGGGTATGGGTCGACCGGTTCGAGATCGACCGGTACGAAGTCACGACCCGGAGGTATGCCGAATTTCTCTCGGTGACGAGCCGGGCTGAGCCCTGGCAATGGGAGGCGGTGGATCCGGCCCGGCATCATGATCGCCCGGTCATCGGCGTTAGTTGGTTCGATGCGGAGGCCTATTGTCGCTGGCGGGGTGCACGGCTCCCGACTGAAGCCGAGTGGGAGAAGGCCGCAAGGGGGAGTGATGGGCGATTGTTTCCCTGGGGCAATCGGACTCCGACTGATGAGGTGGCGAACTTCGGGCTTGGCGCCCGATTCAGCTACAGCCAGGTGCTTGCGCCAGTTCAACGGTACGATACCGGTCGCAGCCCCTATGGGCTGCATCAGATGGCGGGGAATGTCGGGGAATGGGTTGCCGATTGGTACGGGGCCAATTACTACGAAACCAGCGCTTCGAAGAATCCAGCCGGACCGGAACGGGGAGCGTTTCGTGTCGTGCGTGGCGGGTCCTGGTCGGACTTGCCGAAGTACTTGCTGACCTACGGTCGGTCGAAGTTGCCGCCGGAGACTCGCAATAGCTATACGGGATTTCGCTGCGCCAGGGCGGTCCTTCCGATCACTTCCCCGTAA
- a CDS encoding fibronectin type III domain-containing protein codes for MKTSTSVLVMGAVGCLSSALLQAGGSSYAVAADSSTTMSLLQQPSLAAAVTKAQGSGTAPILPNPTALVLTAQKGNTAVGRLTLKKSSTDQHTYYLSTNQSWIWMNPPYGSTQSITSETDQLVITAQTANLPAGTHSAVVYVVDSGPNNFTNMLRIPVTLTVTASPVATPPPPPPAAPPAVTPPTPKPXSPVATGPIQANPASLALTSASAAGTLSLRKTGTDQHIYSLSTSQPWVWLNPPYGSTQTISSETDQIVVTAKSTGLAAGTYSAVVYIVESGPNNFSNTLRIPVTFTVAAGQTAAAAPSAPTQSAVTAPPPPPPTPPSPLPVATTPSSTAPKTASATVSWNANTESDLAGYRIYVGTRSGSYGFAGPFEVTNRTNFTIQNLPVGATYFFAVSAFDKSGNESAKSAEVSKSLF; via the coding sequence ATGAAGACGTCAACGAGCGTGCTTGTGATGGGTGCTGTCGGTTGTTTGTCTTCCGCCCTGCTCCAGGCAGGGGGGTCTTCATATGCGGTGGCCGCGGACAGCTCCACCACGATGAGCCTGCTGCAACAACCATCCCTTGCGGCGGCTGTCACGAAAGCCCAGGGCAGCGGAACCGCACCCATCCTGCCCAACCCGACCGCGCTGGTCCTGACGGCTCAGAAAGGCAACACTGCCGTCGGGAGGCTCACGCTCAAGAAGTCCAGCACGGATCAACACACCTACTATCTCAGCACGAATCAATCGTGGATCTGGATGAACCCGCCCTACGGCAGCACCCAGTCCATTACCTCCGAAACCGATCAATTGGTCATCACGGCGCAAACCGCCAACCTGCCGGCCGGAACACATTCGGCCGTGGTCTATGTCGTCGACTCGGGCCCCAATAACTTCACCAATATGCTGCGGATCCCGGTCACGCTCACGGTGACGGCTTCGCCGGTTGCGACACCGCCGCCCCCGCCGCCCGCAGCGCCACCGGCCGTGACCCCTCCGACGCCTAAACCCNNCTCCCCGGTTGCCACCGGGCCGATCCAGGCCAATCCCGCTTCGCTGGCACTCACCAGCGCCAGCGCAGCCGGCACCTTGAGCCTGCGCAAAACAGGAACGGACCAGCATATCTATTCGCTCAGCACCAGCCAGCCCTGGGTGTGGCTCAACCCACCGTATGGAAGCACTCAGACGATCTCCAGTGAAACAGATCAGATTGTCGTGACAGCCAAGTCCACCGGCCTTGCAGCAGGAACCTACTCAGCGGTGGTGTATATCGTCGAGTCCGGCCCGAACAACTTCTCCAACACACTGCGCATCCCGGTGACGTTTACGGTTGCCGCAGGCCAGACGGCCGCTGCAGCACCGTCGGCGCCGACTCAATCGGCGGTCACCGCACCGCCTCCTCCGCCCCCCACTCCGCCGTCGCCGCTCCCGGTGGCGACCACGCCTTCGTCGACGGCACCCAAGACTGCGAGTGCCACGGTCAGCTGGAATGCGAATACCGAGTCGGATCTGGCAGGGTATCGGATCTACGTCGGGACGCGATCGGGCAGTTATGGATTTGCGGGGCCCTTCGAAGTCACCAACCGCACCAACTTCACGATCCAGAATCTACCGGTCGGTGCGACCTATTTCTTTGCCGTATCGGCCTTCGACAAGTCTGGGAACGAAAGTGCCAAGTCTGCGGAGGTCAGCAAGAGCCTGTTCTAA
- a CDS encoding HEAT repeat domain-containing protein gives MTGNASSPTVLTPREITLHLLGLVLFLGLLGLWYWLSTGARAVPTWIEMLQDDDPSTRIVAAEQLGQVGPAAQAAIPRLLAQATRDGSQHANTTAAAALKSIDLTAARQVMTHFIPRLLDQDAQQRRTACAVLGSLGPVAKPAVPALLAVGHDPDELVRRNALMALASIGIPSPPIVAALLEGLRDSSSLVRQTAVTQFAFTVPLTQPVIAALTPLLSDSDRSMATLARSALDKAKPDDAAQLESLGMMVQHSAARDYALHQLAQLGPAAGDALFPILPLLQDDRPLVRYLAAEAIGPMGVSAKQALQPLQQRQQDLDPVVREAVAEAIAGIEAAMAPAASSEKATRP, from the coding sequence ATGACCGGCAACGCTTCGTCGCCCACCGTCCTGACCCCGCGCGAGATTACGCTGCACCTGCTTGGGCTCGTTCTCTTCCTCGGCCTGCTGGGTCTGTGGTATTGGCTTTCCACCGGCGCACGAGCGGTGCCGACATGGATCGAGATGCTCCAGGACGACGATCCATCCACACGCATCGTCGCGGCGGAACAGCTTGGACAGGTCGGGCCCGCCGCGCAGGCGGCAATTCCTCGATTGCTGGCCCAAGCCACGCGGGATGGCAGTCAGCACGCGAACACCACCGCTGCCGCGGCGCTGAAATCGATCGATCTGACGGCGGCCCGGCAGGTCATGACCCACTTTATTCCGCGCCTGCTGGACCAGGATGCACAACAGCGCCGCACCGCCTGCGCAGTACTCGGGAGCCTGGGCCCGGTGGCCAAGCCGGCAGTGCCGGCCCTTCTGGCGGTGGGGCACGATCCCGATGAACTCGTGCGGCGCAATGCGCTGATGGCCCTGGCGAGCATCGGCATTCCATCCCCACCGATCGTGGCTGCCTTGCTGGAGGGACTGCGCGATTCCTCCTCACTGGTTCGCCAGACAGCCGTCACCCAATTTGCCTTTACGGTTCCCCTGACACAGCCCGTGATCGCTGCGCTGACACCGCTGCTGTCCGATTCGGACAGATCGATGGCCACGCTGGCCCGCAGTGCGCTGGATAAGGCAAAGCCGGACGATGCAGCACAGCTCGAATCATTGGGCATGATGGTCCAACATTCAGCCGCGCGCGACTATGCCTTGCATCAGTTGGCCCAGCTGGGTCCGGCGGCAGGCGATGCCCTATTCCCGATCCTGCCGCTGCTCCAGGATGACCGGCCGCTCGTTCGGTACCTCGCGGCAGAAGCAATCGGCCCGATGGGAGTTTCCGCCAAGCAAGCGCTCCAGCCTCTTCAACAGCGGCAGCAGGACCTCGATCCGGTGGTACGGGAAGCCGTCGCCGAGGCCATCGCCGGGATTGAGGCCGCAATGGCACCGGCGGCATCCTCCGAAAAGGCGACTCGTCCATGA
- a CDS encoding MOSC domain-containing protein, producing MAQPVIPQVHQVSLSDGGVPKSAVLSAQVTRDGLVGDRQRNRKYHGGPDRAVCLFSLEVIDALRAEGHSIGPGSSGENLTLAGLDWSLIRPGDRLRIGEQVRLEMTSYTTPCRYNAQWFKDGDYERIAQETHPGWSRLYARVLHEGTVRPGDPVVLESDDLSGWGDR from the coding sequence ATGGCACAACCGGTCATTCCACAGGTGCATCAGGTGAGCCTGTCTGACGGCGGGGTGCCGAAGTCGGCGGTACTGTCTGCGCAGGTGACGCGTGACGGATTGGTCGGGGATCGTCAGCGCAACCGGAAATATCACGGCGGTCCGGATCGGGCGGTCTGCCTCTTTTCCCTGGAGGTGATCGACGCCCTTCGGGCTGAAGGTCATTCGATCGGTCCTGGTTCGTCCGGGGAGAATCTCACTCTGGCGGGGCTCGACTGGTCACTCATCCGGCCCGGTGATCGACTTCGAATCGGTGAGCAGGTGCGGCTGGAGATGACGAGTTATACGACGCCCTGTCGATACAATGCGCAGTGGTTCAAGGACGGGGACTATGAACGAATTGCCCAGGAGACGCATCCCGGATGGAGCCGGCTCTATGCGCGGGTTCTTCACGAAGGGACGGTGCGGCCGGGAGATCCTGTTGTGCTGGAATCGGACGACCTAAGCGGGTGGGGTGATCGATGA
- a CDS encoding alpha/beta hydrolase, giving the protein MPTIQPREETVFFHDRLGHRIAAVLARPEQTTDQVAVLCHGFLSHKNSSSNQALTELLIGRGIATFRFDCFGHGDSDGPFAKLTTTIGVGQALAALHYLLTRGYHRLGLVGSSFGGLLSILAAADWTRMHTSKPASIPPLACLALKCPVVDFGEELRLELGEDGIQEWKQTDTIPDLHGGVTRLPLDYAFYQDCLNRIAYEPARTIAVPTLIVQGDHDEYVPLHQSQRLFEALPGPKRLDILPGADHRFTKPPDFQRMLTLLTEWVSRHPKA; this is encoded by the coding sequence ATGCCAACGATTCAGCCCAGGGAAGAAACAGTCTTTTTCCACGACAGGCTCGGCCACCGTATCGCAGCCGTCCTGGCCAGGCCTGAACAAACGACGGATCAGGTCGCGGTCCTTTGTCACGGGTTTCTCTCCCATAAAAACAGTTCGAGCAACCAGGCTCTGACCGAGCTCTTAATCGGCCGGGGGATTGCCACGTTCCGGTTCGATTGCTTCGGGCATGGCGACAGCGATGGACCCTTCGCCAAATTGACGACCACCATCGGAGTCGGCCAGGCGCTCGCAGCCTTGCACTACCTCCTGACCCGGGGGTACCACCGACTCGGACTCGTGGGCTCCAGCTTCGGTGGTCTCCTGTCGATTCTCGCCGCCGCTGACTGGACAAGAATGCACACCTCGAAACCGGCATCCATTCCGCCACTGGCATGCCTCGCGCTGAAATGTCCTGTGGTCGACTTCGGAGAAGAGCTTCGACTCGAGTTGGGAGAAGACGGCATTCAAGAATGGAAACAAACCGACACGATACCCGATCTTCACGGAGGAGTCACTCGCCTTCCCCTCGACTATGCCTTCTACCAGGACTGCCTCAACCGGATTGCGTATGAACCAGCCCGAACCATCGCCGTTCCCACGTTGATCGTCCAGGGCGATCATGATGAGTACGTGCCCCTCCACCAGAGTCAGCGACTCTTCGAGGCCCTACCGGGGCCGAAACGATTGGACATTCTTCCGGGTGCCGATCACCGCTTCACGAAACCACCGGATTTCCAACGGATGTTAACGCTCCTCACCGAGTGGGTCTCCCGACATCCCAAGGCCTGA